From the genome of Lotus japonicus ecotype B-129 chromosome 6, LjGifu_v1.2, one region includes:
- the LOC130724341 gene encoding cell division control protein 48 isoform X2, which yields MERLARSARAWRLRLRSFTSPRTLTSHRLHPSLYHKSAPAWSASSDVSSHRVLRDGAEPYSLLPAALAGIFGIGLVETAYADNANEDVQETARKERHRIDELLRSRGIRSGSYPGFTVAVKGQKVSIKVLIPPGCEVAQLIANLTSHLGLKAQGNVGGSDMVLRAWDSNIAWQLTLTHPSKQKKVEENDPASVDINAQESDLCVLIFHSLIGPDKAEIEFLKEGNLSAEELDAFISVLQLAGTKLGQRNTLERKPREESESAPSADKSVSSLEAMGVRIYGLNEPIGMSTGENEISWDNIAGYEQQKRIIEDTILLALHSPEVYDDIARGTRHKFESNRPRAVLFEGPPGTGKTSCARVIANQAGVPLLYVPLEVVMSEFYGKSERLLGKVFSLANDLPNGAIIFLDEIDSFAAARDSEMHEATRRILSVLLRQIDGFEQDKKVVVIAATNRKEDLDPALISRFDTMIAFGLPDHQNRQEIASKFAKHLSKGELNDLASITEDMSGRDIRDVCLQAERSWASKIIRGQISKDGEQAKLPPLEEYIACATNRRESLLSAAADRKPQSSSRQRI from the exons ATGGAGCGGCTAGCTAGGTCGGCGCGAGCGTGGCGTTTGCGCCTCCGTTCATTTACTTCTCCTCGAACCCTAACTTCTCACCGCCTTCACCCTTCTCTCTATCACA AATCTGCACCTGCTTGGTCCGCTTCCTCCGACGTTTCGAGTCACAGAGTGTTGCGCGATGGTGCCGAACCGTATTCGTTGCTTCCAGCTGCGTTGGCTGGCATTTTCGGAATCGGATTGGTGGAAACTGCATATGCGGATAATGCTAACGAGGACGTGCAAGAAACTGCAAGAAAAGAACGTCATCGAATTGACGAGTTGCTCAGAAGTAGGGGAATTCGTAGTGGCTCTTATCCTGGCTTCACTGTTGCTGTTAAAGGCCAAAAG GTGAGTATTAAGGTTCTAATCCCCCCTGGTTGTGAAGTTGCACAACTTATTGCAAATCTTACTTCACATCTTGGACTCAAAGCTCAAGGCAATGTCGGGGGTTCGGATATGGTATTGCGTGCTTGGGACAG CAATATCGCGTGGCAACTTACCCTTACTCATCCATCAAAGCAAAAAAAAGTTGAAGAGAATGATCCGGCTTCGGTAGATATAAATGCTCAAGAGAGTGATCTATGTGTGCTTATATTTCATTCTCTTATTGGTCCAGATAAAGCT GAAATTGAATTTCTTAAAGAAGGGAACTTGAGTGCTGAAGAGCTTGATGCTTTCATCTCTGTTTTACAATTAGCTGGTACCAAGTTGGGACAAAGAAACACTCTGGAAAGAAAGCCGAGGGAAGAGTCTGAATCGGCGCCATCTGCAGATAAATCTGTTTCGAGTCTTGAGGCCATGGGAGTAAGAATTTATGGACTCAATGAGCCCATAGGCATGTCAACTGGTGAGAATGAGATATCATGGGACAACATTGCTGGGTATGAGCAACAAAAAAG AATTATAGAAGATACCATACTATTGGCTTTGCACAGTCCTGAAGTATATGATGATATTGCTCGAGGGACTCGCCATAAGTTCGAATCGAACAGACCACGAGCTGTGCTGTTTGAAGGCCCACCAG GTACAGGGAAAACTTCCTGTGCTCGTGTTATTGCTAATCAAGCG GGTGTTCCTTTGCTATATGTGCCACTTGAGGTAGTAATGTCTGAATTCTACGGTAAAAGTGAACGCCTTCTAGGAAAAGTGTTTTCGCTGGCAAATGATCTTCCTAATGGTGCTATTATATTTCTGGATGAG ATTGATTCTTTTGCTGCTGCTCGTGATAGTGAAATGCATGAAGCTACACGTAGAATATTGTCAGTATTGTTGCGACAG ATAGATGGCTTTGAGCAGGATAAGAAAGTGGTTGTTATTGCTGCCACAAATAGAAAGGAAGACCTTGATCCAGCATTAATCAG TCGGTTTGATACTATGATTGCTTTTGGCTTACCTGATCATCAAAATCGTCAAGAAATAGCATCCAAATTTGCAAAGCACCTGTCCAAAGGCGAACTTAATGATCTTGCAAGCATTACGGAAGA TATGTCTGGAAGAGATATTAGAGATGTTTGTCTGCAAGCAGAACGATCCTGGGCTTCAAAG ATTATTCGAGGGCAAATATCTAAAGATGGCGAACAAGCGAAGCTTCCTCCTCTGGAAGAATATATAGCGTGTGCCACGAATCGACGGGAGTCACTGCTTAGTGCTGCTGCAGATAGGAAGCCCCAAAGCTCTTCCCGCCAGAGGATATGA
- the LOC130724343 gene encoding uncharacterized protein LOC130724343 — protein sequence MNHGDMQPEVEALTHYFSSLDTGGQSMVRRKLQAIYCPESSSLCTPEVQIRSKRTLKANERKPPKVKAIGSLTRDPSGFEHVDREIKEAKKASQPPKKKKRVKKSDTSYFMGHFPSFFHPYIHTVHNVEDDGNCGYRAIAELLGLPSGEEGWPCVREALIDELERHRGLYDEMWSRHVVNALHSRLTLPPGHPATEDKWMQLPEMGYLVATRFQVVFISISSQGCWSYLPLRGEGPPPVHRVIAVGHVINHFVQLHLTPGHSMPPIALQWERYVDPISVSWCVPYVTRLHRFTSELEAWFVTFGVPLSHQSYVDITTD from the exons atgaaccatggagatatgcaaccagaagttgaggcattgacacattatttcagttctttggatactggagggcagagtatggtaaggaggaagcttcaagctatctattgtcctgaaagcagttcacTTTGTACTCCTGAGGTTCAGATAAGGTCCAAGCGCACTCTTAAGGCGAACGAAAGAAAACCACCCAAGGTtaaagcaataggatccttgactcgtgatccttcaggTTTTGAGCATGTTGATAGGGAGATCAAAGAGGCAAAGAAGGCTTCgcaaccaccaaagaagaagaagcgtgtgaagaagtctgatacaagctatttcatgggtcattttccatcctttttccacccatatatacACACAGTTCATAATGTTGAGGacgatggtaactgtggctatagagccATTGCTGAATTACTGGGACTACCATCAGGTGAGGAAGGTTGGCCATGTGTTAGGGAAGCGTTGATAGACGAACTTGAACGACACAGAGGAttgtatgatgaaatgtggtccagacatgtggttaatgccttacattctcgactcactcttcctcctggtcatccggctaccgaggataaatggatgcaactgccagagatgggataccttgtagcaaccaggttccaagtGGTTTTCATATCCATCTCTTCTCAGGGTTGTTGGTCATACCTTCCACTAAGAGGAGAAGGTCCACCTCCTGTACATCGTGTTATAGCTGTTGgtcatgtgataaatcactttgtacag ctccatctaactcctggacattctatgccgccaattgctctccagtggGAACGGTATGTTGATCCTATATCAGTAAGCTGGTGCGTCCCATATGTTACACGTTTACACAGGTTCACATCAGAATTAGAAGCTtggtttgttacttttggtgttcctcttagtcaccaaagctatgtagacatcaccACAGACTGA
- the LOC130724342 gene encoding protein FAR-RED IMPAIRED RESPONSE 1-like has translation MTESFLFHESQLIEVGLNNAQPEEVPPPAFVPPCISIDVSHLFTTDQIFPTRDDLINWVHGIAIENGYVVLITKSDSGGNGSRKAYVMLGCEKHGKYVPYRDPDLVEGTRTQKTECPFRLKGRPMKNGIDRDWRLKVMEGTHNHEPARSLLGHNFVGRLNSEEKEQVEKMSKSWVPPRKMLLTLKENNPLNLTTISQIYGACKRLRKSLRGSLTEMQHLLKKLDGDKYVHFERHEPGSEVIRDVFWAHPNAIKLFNTFPYVVIMDCTYKTNKYKIPLLEIVGLTSTDKTYSIAFCYIVNEGTDDYVWALECMKSLLADQAMLPKVIVTDRDLALLSAAKQSLPNTSHLLCLWHINKCVLAKCKLYVGTDDFAELVMGKWGEVVDAATVEEFEVQWMQLFNMCKDKYSNFTSYCSTTWLVHKEKFAKAWTNHVMHFGTTTSNRAEGAHASLKKMLRDCKGDLATSWDASHSLTCNRHTEILASFERSIHRIDHIFMFPFYTNIRGFVSNKCLQLIDDEHIRMKSYGGCDCLLRETHGLPCGCELAGHRSTTLLSINSICY, from the exons atgacagaatcatttttatttcatgaatcccaattgattgaagttggattgaacaatgctcaacctgaagaggtgccaccaccagcatttgtacccccgtgtataagtatagatgtctcgcatttatttacaactgatcag attttccctacccgtgatgatcttatcaattgggttcatggaattgcgattgaaaatggatatgttgtgttgatcacaaagtcagatagcggtgggaatggaagcagaaaagcttatgtcatgttggggtgcgagaagcatggtaagtatgttccctacagagaccctgaccttgttgaaggaacgagaacacaaaagacagaatgtccttttagactaaaaggacgacctatgaaaaatggcatagatagagattggcggctaaaggtgatggaaggtacacacaaccatgaaccagctaggtcactacttggccacaattttgttggtcgtctaaattccgaagagaaggagcaagtggaaaaaatgtcaaagagttgggttccaccgagaaagatgctgttgactttgaaggaaaacaatcctttaaacttgactaccatatctcagatttatggtgcttgcaagaggttaagaaaatccctccgcgggtcattgacagaaatgcaacacttgttgaagaagttggacggtgacaagtacgtccactttgaaagacatgagcctggatcggaagtcattagggatgtattttgggctcatccaaatgctatcaaactgttcaacacatttccatatgtagtgattatggattgcacatacaagacaaacaaatataaaattccattgcttgagattgttggactgacttccacagataagacatactccatagccttttgctacattgttaatgagggcacagatgactacgtttgggcactggagtgtatgaagtctctattagctgatcaagccatgttgcctaaggtgattgttactgacagggatcttgccttattgagtgctgctaagcaaagccttcccaacaccagccatttattatgcttgtggcacatcaacaagtgtgttttggcaaagtgcaaactctatgttggtacagatgattttgctgaattggttatggggaagtggggagaggtggtggatgctgcaacagttgaagaatttgaagttcaatggatgcaattgtttaatatgtgcaaggacaaatacagcaactttacctcctattgttctactacatggttggtccacaaggaaaaatttgccaaggcatggacaaatcatgtgatgcactttggaacaacaacaagtaacag ggctgagggtgcacatgccagtttgaagaagatgttgcgggattgcaagggtgacctagccacttcttgggatgcgtcgcatagtttgacatgtaatcgacatactgaaatattagcatcgtttgagcgcagtattcacagaattgatcacattttcatgttcccattttacacaaatattagaggatttgtgtcaaacaaatgcctgcagctcatcgacgatgaacatataagaatgaagtcctacggcggatgcgattgcttgttgagagagactcatggactaccttgcggttgtgaacttgcaggtcaccggtcaaccactctcttgtcaattaattctatttgttattga
- the LOC130723491 gene encoding pyrophosphate--fructose 6-phosphate 1-phosphotransferase subunit beta: MAPPPSALSNGSVSGGRFASVYSQVQTSRVDHDLPLPSVLNGPFTILDGPPSSAAGNPDEIAKLFPHVFGQPSASLAPSDSHALQSDRELKIGVVLSGGQAPGGHNVISGIYDYLQQRATGSTLYGFRGGPAGIMKGKYVDLTAEFIYPYRNQGGFDMICSGRDKIETPEQFKQAEETAKKLDLDGLVVIGGDDSNTNACLLAENFRSKNMKTLVIGCPKTIDGDLKCKEVPTSFGFDTACKIYAEMIGNVMIDARSTGKYYHFVRLMGRAASHITLECALQTHPNITIIGEEVAAKKLTLKNVTDYIVDVICKRAEANYNYGVILIPEGLIDFIPEVQHLIAELNEILAHETVDEGGLWKKKLTDQSLKLFDFLPEAIQEQLMLERDPHGNVQVAKIETEKMLIQMVETELEKRKQEGKYKGGFKGQSHFFGYEGRCGLPTNFDATYCYALGYGAGALVHSGKTGLISSVGNLTAPVKEWTVGGTALTSLMDVERRHGKFKPVIKKAMVELEGAPFKKFASLREEWALKNCYISPGPIQFTGPGSDAVSHTLLLESGAEA; the protein is encoded by the exons ATGGCACCACCGCCTTCCGCCCTCTCTAACGGCTCCGTCTCCGGCGGCCGATTCGCTTCCGTCTACAGCCAAGTCCAAACCAGCCGCGTCGACCACGACCTCCCTCTCCCTTCCGTCCTCAACGGCCCCTTCACCATCCTCGACGGTCCTCCTAGCTCCGCCGCCGGCAATCCAG ATGAGATCGCCAAGCTTTTCCCCCATGTGTTCGGACAACCCTCTGCTTCGTTAGCCCCGAGCGATTCACACGCTCTGCAGTCAGATCGCGAGTTGAAGATTGGCGTCGTTCTCTCTGGAGGTCAAGCCCCTGGTGGTCACAATGTCATCTCTGGAATCTACG ATTACCTGCAGCAACGCGCCACCGGAAGCACATTGTATGGTTTCAGGGGTGGTCCTGCCGGAATCATGAAGGGAAAATACGTTGACCTCACCGCTGAATTTATTTATCCTTACAGGAATCAG GGTGGGTTTGACATGATTTGCAGTGGAAGGGACAAGATTGAAACTCCAGAGCAG TTTAAACAAGCTGAAGAAACAGCTAAGAAGCTGGACTTGGATGGGCTTGTTGTTATTGGTGGAGATGACTCGAACACCAATGCATGCCTCCTTGCTGAGAACTTCAG GAGCAAAAATATGAAAACACTTGTGATTGGATGCCCCAAAACCATCGATGGTGATTTGAAATGCAAAGAAGTCCCCACAAGTTTTGGGTTTGATACTGCATGCAAG ATATATGCGGAAATGATTGGAAATGTTATGATTGATGCCCGATCAACTGGAAAATATTACCATT TTGTGCGACTTATGGGCCGTGCAGCTTCACACATTACGCTAGAATGTGCTCTACAAACTCATCCAAACATTACTATTATTGGAGAAGAG GTTGCTGCAAAGAAGCTGACCCTGAAAAACGTCACAGACTATATTGTAGATGTTATCTGTAAACGAGCTGAAGCTAATTACAACTATGGGGTCATTCTTATCCCTGAAGGACTTATTGATTTTATTCCTGAG GTCCAGCATCTGATTGCAGAACTCAATGAAATTCTGGCCCATGAAACTGTGGATGAAGGCGGTTTGTGGAAGAAGAAATTGACTGACCAGTCATTGAAGCTTTTTGATTTCTTACCTGAAGCAATTCAAGAACAACTGATGCTTGAAAGAGACCCTCATGGAAATGTTCAG GTTGCCAAGATAGAAACAGAGAAAATGCTTATTCAGATGGTTGAAACTGAATTGGAGAAGAGAAAGCAGGAAGGAAAATATAAAGGAGGATTTAAAGGGCAGTCTCACTTTTTCGG TTATGAAGGGAGATGTGGCTTGCCAACTAATTTTGATGCTACTTATTGCTATGCTTTGGGTTATGGTGCTGGAGCCCTTGTTCATAGTGGGAAGACTGGACTTATATCATCA GTCGGGAATCTAACTGCCCCAGTAAAAGAATGGACTGTTGGTGGAACAGCACTCACCTCACTGATGGATGTGGAGAGGAGACATG GTAAATTCAAGCCTGTGATCAAGAAGGCAATGGTGGAGCTTGAAG GAGCACCCTTCAAAAAGTTTGCCTCATTGCGGGAAGAATGGGCTCTGAAGAATTGCTACATCAGTCCAG GTCCAATTCAATTCACTGGCCCAGGATCTGATGCAGTTAGTCACACTTTGCTCTTGGAGTCTGGAGCAGAAGCTTAG
- the LOC130724340 gene encoding protein MAIN-LIKE 1-like, producing MKNRKRSRASEDAGPTEDRHRLLHASSRRGDHAATSHAVEASAPAPVDSMQSPMVEASAPAPVEPTDRVPTPPSPMVEVPRHESPGEESSGESSSGDESSDEESSGEEGSYDEDSIPPPDVDADVVPEAQGGEEDLIQRLPPFPGGPVDLSLLTHYADHKAPWTWHALLRTDERYVDRRHLRVATAGGKVWNLACDGDSDSHRRVRELIEQTGLHQLPWCSYSETDAGLILALVERWHEETSSFHMPFGEMTITLDDVSALLHLPMGSRFYTPGRGERDECAALCAELMGGSVARYHAEFDKNRSQTIRFGVLQTLYDAALEEHRYEDAARIWLVNQLGATLFASKSGGYHTTVYWIGMLQDLGRVSEYAWGAIALATLYDQLDRASRRGTAQMGGFSSLLLGWAYEYLSDRVIIRRADPEYSQDQPRARRWVMSRVGHAGLDERRVMLDELTVDDIIWTPFEDHRAHRPRDQRAMYSGYIRTPFGRVVRRHLPERVLRQFGYIQDVPRHPSEIQTTGSLAETADAAYADFVPHLRPQGIPVTHSGEAVEEYMRWYGGVSHRFIIPDDRREEFSAVTVVRRVVDLLEQSLEVPDALAVGTHARSLTERALDLIRSSAFIGTQGVAFAAVRGAGAAGGRGRGGRARGGRARGGRARGEGAPAEGARGGRARGPRGRRGGGRGGGRGRGE from the exons atgaagaacagaaagaggtctcgagCTAGTGAGGATGCGGGGCCTACAGAGGATAGACACCGGCtattacatgcttctagccggcgcggcgatcatgctgcGACCTCTCACGCGgttgaggcttcagctccagctccagttgattctatgcagtcgcccatggtagaggcttcagctccagctccagttgaGCCTACTGATCGAGTTCctactccgccgtctcccatggtTGAGGTACCTCGCCATGAGTCACcaggcgaggagtcatcaggcgagtcgTCATCCGGCGATGAGTCATCCGACGAGGAGTCATCCGGCGAGGAGGGGTCATatgacgaggatagtattcctcctcctgatgttgatgctgatgtcgtgccagaggcacagggtggcgaggaggacctgatccagaggttgccgccgtttccgggggggcctgttgatctgtcgcttctcacgcattatgctgatcacaaggctccctggacgtggcatgcactcctacgcacagacgagcggtatgtggaccgtcgacacttgagggtggccacagctggggggaaggtttggaaccttgcttgtgatggtgattcagacagtcacaggagggttcgagagttgattgagcagacgggtcttcatcagctaccctggTGCAGCTACTCGGAGACAGATGCAGGCCtcattttggcccttgtggagcgatggcatgaggagactagtagcttccacatgccgtttggggagatgaccatcaccctggacgacgtgtcggctcttctccatctcccaatggggtcgaggttctatacgcctgggaggggggagagggacgagtgtgcagcgctatgtgctgagttgatgggaggatctgttgctcgttatcatgctgagtttgataagaacaggagccagactattcgctttggggtcttgcagacccTGTATGATGCTGCGTTGGagg agcaccgatatgaggacgctgcacggatttggctggtgaaccagctaggcgcgacgctctttgctagcaagagcggtGGATACCACACGACCGTCTACTGGATAGGTATGTTGCAGGATCTCGGTCGAGTGtccgagtacgcgtggggcgcaattgcgctcgctacgttgtacgaccagcttgatcgagcgtccaggagggggacggcccagatgggaggtttcAGCTCACTCTTGCTAGGATGGGcctacgagtacctttctgatcgcgtcattatccggagggcggatccggagtactcacaggaccagcctagggcgcggcggtgggttatgtcccgggtcgggcatgcaggcctcgatgagaggcgagtcatgctcgatgagctgacggtggatgacattatatggaccccatttgaggaccatcgggctcatcgaccacgggatcagagggccatgtattctggctacatccggacgccatttggccgtgttgttcgacgacatctaccagagagggttctgcgccagtttggctacatccaggatgtccctcgacacccctccgagatccagacgactgggtcccttgctgagaccgcagatgctgcctatgctgattTTGTGCCGCACCtgcgccctcaggggatccctGTTACTCATTcgggagaggctgtggaggagtacatgaggtggtatggcggtgtgtcccatcggttcatcatccctgatgataggagggaggagttcagtgctgtg acgGTTGTGCGTCGGGTcgtggacttgttggagcagtcactggaGGTGCCAGATGCTCTTGCAGTTGGCACGCATGcccgatccctcactgagagggcgctggatcttattagatccagcGCATTCATCGGTACCCAGGGagtagcctttgctgctgtccgaggagctggagctgcaggaggcagaggtcgtggaggtagagcgcgtggaggcagagcccgtggaggcagagcccgtggagagggtgcACCTGCAGAGggcgctcgtggaggcagagctcgtggacctagaggtcggaggggtggcggtaggggtggcggtaggggtcggggcgagtga
- the LOC130724341 gene encoding cell division control protein 48 isoform X1, whose protein sequence is MERLARSARAWRLRLRSFTSPRTLTSHRLHPSLYHKSAPAWSASSDVSSHRVLRDGAEPYSLLPAALAGIFGIGLVETAYADNANEDVQETARKERHRIDELLRSRGIRSGSYPGFTVAVKGQKVSIKVLIPPGCEVAQLIANLTSHLGLKAQGNVGGSDMVLRAWDSSNIAWQLTLTHPSKQKKVEENDPASVDINAQESDLCVLIFHSLIGPDKAEIEFLKEGNLSAEELDAFISVLQLAGTKLGQRNTLERKPREESESAPSADKSVSSLEAMGVRIYGLNEPIGMSTGENEISWDNIAGYEQQKRIIEDTILLALHSPEVYDDIARGTRHKFESNRPRAVLFEGPPGTGKTSCARVIANQAGVPLLYVPLEVVMSEFYGKSERLLGKVFSLANDLPNGAIIFLDEIDSFAAARDSEMHEATRRILSVLLRQIDGFEQDKKVVVIAATNRKEDLDPALISRFDTMIAFGLPDHQNRQEIASKFAKHLSKGELNDLASITEDMSGRDIRDVCLQAERSWASKIIRGQISKDGEQAKLPPLEEYIACATNRRESLLSAAADRKPQSSSRQRI, encoded by the exons ATGGAGCGGCTAGCTAGGTCGGCGCGAGCGTGGCGTTTGCGCCTCCGTTCATTTACTTCTCCTCGAACCCTAACTTCTCACCGCCTTCACCCTTCTCTCTATCACA AATCTGCACCTGCTTGGTCCGCTTCCTCCGACGTTTCGAGTCACAGAGTGTTGCGCGATGGTGCCGAACCGTATTCGTTGCTTCCAGCTGCGTTGGCTGGCATTTTCGGAATCGGATTGGTGGAAACTGCATATGCGGATAATGCTAACGAGGACGTGCAAGAAACTGCAAGAAAAGAACGTCATCGAATTGACGAGTTGCTCAGAAGTAGGGGAATTCGTAGTGGCTCTTATCCTGGCTTCACTGTTGCTGTTAAAGGCCAAAAG GTGAGTATTAAGGTTCTAATCCCCCCTGGTTGTGAAGTTGCACAACTTATTGCAAATCTTACTTCACATCTTGGACTCAAAGCTCAAGGCAATGTCGGGGGTTCGGATATGGTATTGCGTGCTTGGGACAG CAGCAATATCGCGTGGCAACTTACCCTTACTCATCCATCAAAGCAAAAAAAAGTTGAAGAGAATGATCCGGCTTCGGTAGATATAAATGCTCAAGAGAGTGATCTATGTGTGCTTATATTTCATTCTCTTATTGGTCCAGATAAAGCT GAAATTGAATTTCTTAAAGAAGGGAACTTGAGTGCTGAAGAGCTTGATGCTTTCATCTCTGTTTTACAATTAGCTGGTACCAAGTTGGGACAAAGAAACACTCTGGAAAGAAAGCCGAGGGAAGAGTCTGAATCGGCGCCATCTGCAGATAAATCTGTTTCGAGTCTTGAGGCCATGGGAGTAAGAATTTATGGACTCAATGAGCCCATAGGCATGTCAACTGGTGAGAATGAGATATCATGGGACAACATTGCTGGGTATGAGCAACAAAAAAG AATTATAGAAGATACCATACTATTGGCTTTGCACAGTCCTGAAGTATATGATGATATTGCTCGAGGGACTCGCCATAAGTTCGAATCGAACAGACCACGAGCTGTGCTGTTTGAAGGCCCACCAG GTACAGGGAAAACTTCCTGTGCTCGTGTTATTGCTAATCAAGCG GGTGTTCCTTTGCTATATGTGCCACTTGAGGTAGTAATGTCTGAATTCTACGGTAAAAGTGAACGCCTTCTAGGAAAAGTGTTTTCGCTGGCAAATGATCTTCCTAATGGTGCTATTATATTTCTGGATGAG ATTGATTCTTTTGCTGCTGCTCGTGATAGTGAAATGCATGAAGCTACACGTAGAATATTGTCAGTATTGTTGCGACAG ATAGATGGCTTTGAGCAGGATAAGAAAGTGGTTGTTATTGCTGCCACAAATAGAAAGGAAGACCTTGATCCAGCATTAATCAG TCGGTTTGATACTATGATTGCTTTTGGCTTACCTGATCATCAAAATCGTCAAGAAATAGCATCCAAATTTGCAAAGCACCTGTCCAAAGGCGAACTTAATGATCTTGCAAGCATTACGGAAGA TATGTCTGGAAGAGATATTAGAGATGTTTGTCTGCAAGCAGAACGATCCTGGGCTTCAAAG ATTATTCGAGGGCAAATATCTAAAGATGGCGAACAAGCGAAGCTTCCTCCTCTGGAAGAATATATAGCGTGTGCCACGAATCGACGGGAGTCACTGCTTAGTGCTGCTGCAGATAGGAAGCCCCAAAGCTCTTCCCGCCAGAGGATATGA
- the LOC130724485 gene encoding uncharacterized protein LOC130724485, with amino-acid sequence MEDPQTRRISTDCNSPEFEFWMLRNPSFPQPNLLSADELFVDGVLLPLHLLPAPTNKPDPTHEGESHDPHPHVHDPDPEPESSSPAITEPASSTLSTSKRWKDIFRKTEKKNTESNNNSNPEEKEKEKRKKKERKSGSGGASSAAELNINIWPFSRSRSAGNTGTRPKLFAGAPVARKVNSAPCSRSNSAGESKSRKWPSSPGRPGIQVGRSSPVWQVRRGGTGGSSKNSEPNAEKVSKRETPAPRRSKLAPKAKVLSLNVPMCIGYRHHLSCRSDENSAVGVSSATSDGGASGRHNSGGECSNDGGGGVNLFNLRNLFTKKSIVTSH; translated from the coding sequence ATGGAAGACCCTCAAACTCGAAGAATCAGCACAGACTGTAATTCACCTGAGTTCGAATTCTGGATGCTCAGGAACCCTTCATTCCCACAACCCAACCTCCTCTCCGCCGATGAACTCTTCGTCGACGGTGTCCTCCTTCCTCTCCACCTCCTCCCTGCACCGACTAACAAACCCGACCCGACCCATGAAGGAGAATCGCATGATCCTCACCCACATGTTCATGACCCGGATCCGGAACCTGAGTCGTCGTCACCGGCTATAACTGAACCTGCTTCCTCCACGCTCTCCACGTCAAAGCGGTGGAAAGACATTTTCAGAAAGACTGAGAAGAAAAACACTGaaagcaacaacaacagcaacccagaagagaaagagaaggagaagaggaagaagaaagagagaaaaagtggaAGCGGTGGTGCAAGTTCAGCGGCGGAGTTGAACATAAACATCTGGCCATTTTCACGGAGCAGGTCGGCGGGGAATACAGGCACCCGGCCCAAGTTgttcgccggagctccggtggccagGAAGGTAAACAGCGCGCCGTGCTCCCGGAGCAACTCTGCCGGCGAGTCAAAGTCCAGGAAGTGGCCCAGTAGTCCGGGTCGGCCCGGTATCCAAGTGGGTCGGAGCAGCCCGGTATGGCAGGTTCGCCGTGGAGGAACTGGAGGCTCCTCCAAGAACTCAGAGCCCAACGCCGAGAAAGTGTCAAAGAGAGAAACTCCGGCGCCTCGCCGGAGCAAGTTAGCCCCGAAAGCGAAGGTTTTGAGTCTGAATGTCCCGATGTGTATAGGCTATAGACACCACTTGAGCTGCAGAAGCGACGAGAATAGTGCCGTCGGTGTGAGTAGCGCCACCTCTGACGGTGGCGCTAGTGGCCGTCATAATAGCGGTGGTGAGTGTAGTAATGATGGGGGCGGTGGGGTTAATCTTTTTAACCTGCGCAACCTCTTCACCAAAAAAAGCATAGTAACATCtcactag